The Anaerolineales bacterium genome contains the following window.
CCCGGATTCGGCGGGGTGCGGGTGCCGCGCCCGCCGGTTTGATTGTGCGCGGCGCGGGCTTGCTGCTGCTCGGAGCCCTGGTCCTCCGATCCTTGGCGACCAATCTGAGGTATTCCTCACAGGCCTTCGCAGAAGGAATCCTCAAGGCGACGACCAAAGACGACCTTGGGCTGGGGGGTAGCGACGCATTCGCCCCGCTCCTGGAAATGGCTCCCGACCAGGCGGCCCTGTTTGTCGATGAGATTTCGTTGTACGCCGGCTTGGCGCATGGGGCCCTCGAACGAGAGGCCGTCTACCTGCCCATCGTCGCCGGAACGGAGGGCGAGCGGAGGTGGGTTCAGGCCAACGATCGGCTGGCGTACGTTGTGGGCCTATCCCCGGTCAGCCAGATGCCCTGGCTGCGCCAGGGGGGTCTCGCCCTCGGGCCCGGGACACCGCTTGAGGTTCTCAGCAGTACCACCCCAGGGCCAGACTGGGACGCGATCCGGCTTGAGAACTTGGGAGATGCAGCCACTCTGCTGCTCAGCCGCGGCGAGATTCTGCGCTCAGGTGCCGAGGCGTTGAACGTGCCCGCCGGGTTCTCGGGCTGGATGCCACTGCCCGAGTCGCTCGATGGTGAGACGCGGTTCTCATTGATGACAGCCTCGGATGCCGGGCAGGTGCGTGTTCTTGGGCTGCGTCTGGATGGCGAGGCAGCCACGAGTTGGCCGTGGGATCGAGGCGTCCGCCTGAGCGCCATCGATCCCTCCCGACCCTCACAGCCGGTAGTTGTCTCGCTCTCGACCTCGAATCTTGCACAAGCAGCGGGATTCCCTGTGGAGGTGGTCTCAGATGATCAGTCGGTCCTTCTGGCGAGAATCCGGCGTTAGGCGCTGGCGGGTATTCTCTGCCCTGCAGGGCAGCTGCGCCTCCCTCAGGCTCTCACTCGCGGGGGGTGGCCGGTGAAGCGCATCGCCGTTCTGACCCGCGGGGGAGATGCACCCGGGATGAACAGCGTGATCCGCGCCATCGTCCGGGCGGGAGCCGACCGGGGCCTGGAGGTGTACTGTGTGCGCCATGGTTTCAACGGACCGATCATTGGAGACATGCAGCGCCTCGGGCCTCGGGACGTTAGCGGCAGCATGCAACTGGCTCGGCTGCTCTGGCCGGACCATCAGCGGGGTGTCGATCTTCTTGCGGGGTGTCCCCGGCAGCCCTAGAATGGAAGTACACCCACCACGTTGGGTGCAGATCGTATTCCTGCCCGATGGGAGAGAAAGCGATGACCATTCGTCTTGACGGAAGCGGGCTGACGATCGAGAAGTTGGCCCGGATCGCACGTCTCAACGAGGAGGTTGAGCTCCCGTCTGAGGCGGTAGAACGCATCCGCCTCTGCCGGGCAATGCTTGAGGAGAAGCTCCAGGCGCACGAGATCATGTACGGGGTGAACACCGGCATCGGCGAGTTCTCCGAGGTCGCGCTCTCGGATGAGCAAGTGCGGCAGTTCCAGCGCTACTTGATCTACAACCACGCCGCCGGGATCGGGGACCCGGCCCCGGTCGAGCACGTCCGGGCGGCCATGGCCAGCCGGGTGAATGTCCATGCCCACGGCAACTCCGGGTGCCGGCCCGAGATCCCCCAGACCCTGGTGGCAATGCTCAATCGGGGCGTTACCCCGGTGGTCTGCCAGAAGGGCTCGGTGGGGGCTTCCGGGGACCTGGCGCCGATGTCCCAGATCGCCCTGCTGCTCATGGGGGAAGGGGAGGCATACTTCCAAGGGCAGCGCCTGCCGGGAGCGCAGGCGATGGAGCGCGCCAAGATCCCGATCCCCGATCTGCAGGCACGCGACGGCCTGGCGGCGATCAACGGCTCGAACTTCCTGACCGGCATGAGCGCCCTGCACCTGTTCGATATGGAGCGCTGGCTCAAACAAGCCGAAATCGCGTGTGCCATGTCCCTGGAAGCCTTGCTGGCGAATCTCAAGCCCTATGACGTTCGCCTGCACCAGGCGCGCGGGTTTCCTGGCGCTGTCCGGTCGGC
Protein-coding sequences here:
- a CDS encoding 6-phosphofructokinase, with product MKRIAVLTRGGDAPGMNSVIRAIVRAGADRGLEVYCVRHGFNGPIIGDMQRLGPRDVSGSMQLARLLWPDHQRGVDLLAGCPRQP
- a CDS encoding aromatic amino acid ammonia-lyase; amino-acid sequence: MTIRLDGSGLTIEKLARIARLNEEVELPSEAVERIRLCRAMLEEKLQAHEIMYGVNTGIGEFSEVALSDEQVRQFQRYLIYNHAAGIGDPAPVEHVRAAMASRVNVHAHGNSGCRPEIPQTLVAMLNRGVTPVVCQKGSVGASGDLAPMSQIALLLMGEGEAYFQGQRLPGAQAMERAKIPIPDLQARDGLAAINGSNFLTGMSALHLFDMERWLKQAEIACAMSLEALLANLKPYDVRLHQARGFPGAVRSAMAILKCVDGSDLQTGKLKSKVQDAYSMRSSPQVIGAAHDMLAYARSQVEIELNGVGDNPIFLPEARLTLTGANFQGTPVSLPMDSMGAAITMVCVLSERRLNRLTNPALSVGLPAFLTKGAGMFSGMMLSQYTADTLIVEQRLLSAPASVQSIPAAADQEDFVSMGMNTALKNGQILDNAYGILGIEFMA